From Streptomyces durmitorensis, a single genomic window includes:
- a CDS encoding Xaa-Pro dipeptidyl-peptidase codes for MPIRARRTRLIIRPLVTAALAALLATLVTPGAAQGAPSAPRESKPVYSYESAIRESVWVDTKIDGDGDGKSDRVAVDIVRPREPGKEGRKIPVIMDASPYYSCCGRGNESQKKTYDADGNPVQFPLYYDNYFVPRGYGFVAVDLAGTNRSDGCVDVGGRSDVQSAKAVVDWLNGRARGYTTRTGGKGTKASWTNGATGMIGKSYDGTIANGVAATGVKGLKTIVPIGAISSWYDYYFAKGAPLYDSGPEWLSDYVESPEARARCGAVQQRLVDGAPRTGDWTRVWSERDHTPDADKVRASVFAVHGMQDLNVRMKHFGQWWDALADEGVDRKVWLSQTGHVDPFDFRRGDWVRTLHRWFDHELLGYDNGIDREPMADIERAPGQWSTDRVWPPRTTDTVKLRPGKGTSPGVGTLGTRPGTGSETFTDDPKLSETDWAAQIDTSTPSKAGFISKPLGRDLRLSGSSEVTVTATPTTRTAHLSAVLVDLGPATIRDYASAGEGITTLPERTCWGPSTAGDSSCFKETKAKTADVDYTVFSRGWADLGNWADDHQGRPLTPGKPHTITLDLAASDHVVPKGHRLALIVAGTDKDLIDPPADTPTLAIDLSRTSAKVPLVGGAGAFRTSETAVPRESRLDGVAPPRPFRPVPGGSTS; via the coding sequence ATGCCGATACGTGCGCGACGCACACGCTTGATCATCAGACCACTGGTGACGGCGGCCCTTGCCGCCCTCCTGGCCACCCTCGTGACCCCGGGAGCAGCCCAGGGGGCGCCGAGCGCCCCACGTGAGAGCAAGCCCGTCTACTCGTACGAGAGCGCGATCCGCGAGTCCGTCTGGGTCGACACGAAGATCGACGGTGACGGCGACGGAAAGTCCGACCGCGTCGCCGTCGACATCGTCCGGCCCCGCGAACCGGGCAAGGAGGGCCGGAAGATACCCGTGATCATGGACGCAAGCCCGTACTACTCCTGCTGCGGGCGCGGCAACGAGAGCCAGAAGAAGACGTACGACGCGGACGGCAACCCCGTCCAGTTCCCGCTCTACTACGACAACTACTTCGTGCCCCGCGGCTATGGATTCGTCGCCGTCGACCTCGCGGGCACGAACCGCTCCGACGGCTGCGTGGACGTCGGCGGCCGCTCCGACGTCCAGTCCGCCAAGGCCGTCGTCGACTGGCTGAACGGCCGGGCCCGCGGCTACACCACCCGCACCGGTGGCAAGGGCACCAAGGCGTCCTGGACGAACGGCGCCACCGGCATGATCGGAAAGAGCTACGACGGCACCATCGCTAACGGCGTGGCCGCCACCGGCGTCAAGGGCCTGAAGACGATCGTCCCGATCGGTGCGATCTCCTCCTGGTACGACTACTACTTCGCCAAGGGCGCCCCGCTCTACGACAGCGGCCCCGAGTGGCTCTCGGACTACGTGGAGAGCCCCGAGGCGCGGGCCCGCTGCGGCGCCGTACAGCAACGGCTCGTGGACGGAGCGCCCCGCACGGGCGACTGGACCCGGGTGTGGAGCGAGCGCGACCACACCCCGGACGCGGACAAGGTGCGCGCCAGCGTCTTCGCCGTGCACGGCATGCAGGACCTGAACGTCCGGATGAAGCACTTCGGCCAGTGGTGGGACGCGCTCGCCGACGAGGGCGTCGACCGCAAGGTGTGGCTGAGCCAGACCGGCCACGTCGACCCGTTCGACTTCCGCCGCGGTGACTGGGTGCGCACCCTGCACCGCTGGTTCGACCACGAGCTCCTCGGCTACGACAACGGCATCGACCGCGAGCCGATGGCCGACATCGAGCGCGCCCCCGGGCAGTGGAGCACCGATCGCGTCTGGCCCCCGCGCACCACGGACACGGTGAAGCTGCGCCCCGGCAAGGGCACTTCACCCGGCGTCGGCACCCTGGGTACGCGCCCCGGCACCGGCAGCGAGACCTTCACCGACGACCCGAAGCTGAGCGAGACCGACTGGGCCGCGCAGATCGACACCTCCACCCCCTCGAAGGCCGGGTTCATCAGCAAGCCCCTGGGTCGTGACCTGCGCCTCTCCGGATCCTCCGAGGTGACCGTCACCGCGACCCCGACGACCCGCACCGCCCACCTCTCCGCGGTCCTCGTCGACCTCGGCCCCGCCACCATCCGTGACTACGCGAGCGCGGGCGAGGGCATCACCACGCTCCCCGAACGCACCTGCTGGGGTCCGAGCACCGCCGGCGACAGCTCCTGCTTCAAGGAGACGAAGGCCAAGACCGCCGACGTCGACTACACCGTCTTCAGCCGCGGCTGGGCCGACCTCGGCAACTGGGCCGACGACCACCAGGGCCGCCCCCTCACGCCGGGCAAGCCGCACACCATCACCCTCGACCTCGCCGCGAGCGACCACGTCGTACCGAAGGGGCACCGCCTCGCGCTGATCGTCGCGGGCACGGACAAGGACCTGATCGATCCCCCCGCCGACACCCCGACCCTCGCCATCGACCTGTCCCGCACATCGGCGAAGGTCCCGCTGGTCGGCGGCGCCGGCGCGTTCCGCACCTCCGAGACCGCCGTCCCCCGCGAATCCCGTCTCGACGGCGTGGCCCCGCCGCGTCCGTTCCGCCCCGTACCGGGAGGCAGCACCTCATGA
- a CDS encoding M1 family metallopeptidase — protein MHRRLIAPGALAASLLLAIPASAADFTPGAPGIGDPYYPASGNGGYDVSHYDLRLKYQPKTDLLEGTATINATTTQALSRFNLDLGLKVSEVRVNGKKAAFKKSGEQELEITPAAGLPKGTPITVVVRYAGKPSEVKINGFTAWARTPDGGVAAQEPESAAWWYPSNDHPLDKATYDVSVSVPDGSQAISNGVLQSQSSKLGWTRFNWRSNKPQASYLTTLAVGKFDITTDKTADGLPVLNAYSKDLGDNAGAARASIERSTEVAEWLEGVFGKYPFNALGGYVPNVTSGFALETQTRPFYSPRQFANGSNVSVVVHELAHQWYGDSVSVDGWKDIWINEGFARYSQWLWSEKEGEGTAQELADYVYAQHPADDPFWKVKPGDPGPENQFDIAVYDRGALALQALRNEIGEKSFSAILKGWPKEHAYGNAKVSDFVKYAEKVSGKPLASLFDAWLFQPSRPDAPAARGAGIARSSASGSAAAPKSWKSIAATNGVHDHGH, from the coding sequence GTGCACCGCAGACTCATCGCCCCTGGCGCGCTCGCGGCCTCTCTGCTGCTGGCGATCCCGGCATCGGCCGCTGACTTCACGCCCGGGGCGCCGGGAATCGGCGATCCCTATTACCCGGCGAGCGGCAACGGCGGCTACGACGTCTCGCACTACGACCTGCGGCTGAAGTACCAGCCGAAGACCGACCTGCTCGAAGGCACGGCGACCATCAACGCCACCACGACGCAGGCCCTCTCCCGCTTCAACCTCGACCTCGGCCTGAAGGTCAGCGAGGTGCGCGTCAACGGCAAGAAGGCGGCCTTCAAGAAGTCCGGCGAGCAGGAGCTGGAGATCACTCCGGCGGCCGGGCTGCCCAAGGGCACGCCGATCACCGTCGTCGTGCGGTACGCGGGCAAGCCGTCCGAGGTGAAGATCAACGGCTTCACCGCGTGGGCCCGTACGCCGGACGGCGGTGTGGCGGCGCAGGAGCCGGAGTCGGCCGCCTGGTGGTACCCGTCCAACGACCACCCGCTCGACAAGGCGACGTACGACGTCTCGGTCTCCGTGCCGGACGGCTCGCAGGCCATCTCCAACGGCGTGCTCCAGTCGCAGAGTTCGAAGCTCGGCTGGACGCGCTTCAACTGGCGCTCGAACAAGCCGCAGGCCAGCTATCTGACGACGCTCGCCGTCGGCAAGTTCGACATCACGACCGACAAGACCGCGGACGGACTGCCCGTCCTGAACGCCTACAGCAAGGACCTCGGCGACAACGCGGGGGCCGCGCGGGCGAGCATCGAGCGGTCGACGGAGGTCGCGGAGTGGCTGGAGGGGGTCTTCGGCAAGTACCCCTTCAACGCGCTCGGCGGGTACGTCCCGAACGTGACGAGCGGCTTCGCCCTGGAGACGCAGACCCGGCCGTTCTACAGCCCGAGGCAGTTCGCGAACGGGTCCAACGTGTCCGTCGTGGTGCACGAGCTGGCCCACCAGTGGTACGGCGACAGCGTGTCCGTCGACGGCTGGAAGGACATCTGGATCAACGAGGGCTTCGCGCGGTACAGCCAGTGGCTGTGGTCGGAGAAGGAGGGCGAGGGGACGGCACAGGAGCTCGCGGACTACGTGTACGCCCAGCACCCGGCCGACGACCCGTTCTGGAAGGTCAAGCCGGGCGACCCGGGCCCGGAGAACCAGTTCGACATCGCTGTGTACGACCGCGGGGCGCTGGCCCTGCAGGCGCTGCGGAACGAGATCGGCGAGAAGTCCTTCTCGGCGATCTTGAAGGGGTGGCCGAAGGAGCATGCGTATGGGAACGCGAAGGTGAGTGACTTCGTGAAGTACGCGGAGAAGGTGTCCGGGAAGCCGTTGGCGTCGCTGTTCGACGCCTGGTTGTTCCAGCCCTCCCGGCCGGACGCTCCTGCCGCGCGGGGGGCGGGGATTGCTCGGTCCTCCGCTTCGGGTTCGGCTGCCGCGCCGAAGTCGTGGAAGTCCATCGCTGCGACGAATGGTGTGCACGACCACGGTCACTGA
- a CDS encoding oxygenase MpaB family protein, producing the protein MPSRSQAPEPPPPGGILWDIAGDVRALLALPAALTMQVAHPAVGAGVDTYSVFRTDPWGRGERSLRSLQTWVYGGESAAEEGRRLRALHQHIRGTDAHGRGYHALTPAYYAWVHATGFPVYHHAQKYLGRPFTEAQERQLYAEWLQVGRILGIHDRDMPQTVEEFWPYYAKVLADELEQTEVVRDLVATDRPVPPPDRGPYLLRVTLRTLWPLLLPPLARFRRFITIGLMPPDARSAIGLPWTDVQERRLRRFGKVVRTVVPRLPERLRYLPLARKARAHRRITGSAEFVLKRRTG; encoded by the coding sequence ATGCCAAGCCGCAGCCAGGCTCCCGAGCCGCCGCCGCCCGGCGGGATCCTGTGGGACATCGCGGGCGACGTCCGCGCCCTGCTCGCCCTGCCCGCCGCCCTGACGATGCAGGTCGCGCACCCCGCGGTGGGCGCCGGCGTCGACACGTACTCCGTCTTCCGCACCGACCCGTGGGGGCGCGGCGAGCGGTCGCTGCGGTCGCTGCAGACCTGGGTGTACGGCGGCGAGAGCGCGGCCGAGGAGGGCCGCAGGCTGCGCGCCCTGCACCAGCACATCCGGGGCACGGACGCGCACGGCCGCGGCTATCACGCGCTGACGCCCGCCTACTACGCGTGGGTCCACGCCACCGGGTTCCCCGTCTACCACCACGCCCAGAAGTACCTGGGCCGCCCCTTCACCGAGGCGCAGGAGCGGCAGCTGTACGCGGAGTGGCTCCAGGTCGGCCGGATCCTCGGCATCCATGACCGGGACATGCCGCAGACGGTCGAGGAGTTCTGGCCGTACTACGCGAAGGTCCTGGCCGACGAGCTGGAGCAGACGGAGGTCGTCCGCGACCTGGTCGCCACGGACCGCCCGGTCCCGCCACCGGACCGCGGCCCCTACCTGCTCCGGGTGACCCTGCGCACCCTGTGGCCCCTGCTCCTGCCGCCCCTGGCCCGATTCCGCCGCTTCATCACGATCGGCCTGATGCCCCCGGACGCGAGGTCGGCCATAGGCCTGCCCTGGACGGACGTCCAGGAACGGAGGCTGCGCCGCTTCGGCAAGGTCGTGCGCACGGTGGTCCCACGCCTGCCGGAACGCCTCCGCTACCTGCCGCTGGCCCGCAAGGCTCGGGCGCACCGGAGAATCACCGGCTCCGCCGAGTTCGTCCTCAAACGCCGGACGGGCTGA
- a CDS encoding oxygenase MpaB family protein, which produces MPHSRCAKSRIAAAKSSCSGDELARPQKPPVRWIPSLLWRPFAALSAHYALLVNVGTLPPVLRERLGLTWPPRGRPRRTARTDRGGAGAAAPADRGDRRRCGGSRPCSGGPSRRCRRTTRCS; this is translated from the coding sequence GTGCCGCACTCGCGCTGCGCGAAATCGCGGATCGCCGCGGCGAAGTCGAGCTGCTCGGGCGACGAGCTGGCGCGCCCGCAGAAGCCGCCGGTGCGGTGGATCCCGTCCCTGCTCTGGCGGCCCTTCGCGGCGCTGTCGGCGCACTACGCGCTGCTCGTGAACGTGGGCACGCTGCCGCCGGTGCTCCGCGAGCGGCTCGGCCTGACCTGGCCCCCCCGGGGCAGGCCGCGTCGCACGGCTCGTACGGATCGCGGTGGCGCTGGTGCCGCGGCCCCTGCGGATCGCGGTGACCGCCGCCGGTGCGGTGGATCCCGTCCCTGCTCTGGCGGCCCTTCGCGGCGCTGTCGGCGCACTACGCGCTGCTCGTGA
- a CDS encoding alpha/beta fold hydrolase, with protein MELMVPVKDGELWAHDSGEPGGASGSGADAPPLVLLHPGVADSRVWDGILPRLAQERRVIRYDARGYGRSPAPTAAFSLVEDLTAVLDHFDVARALLVGSSMGGTTAIGLALADPGRVAGLALLVPGITGNPDFLMEEFTAEVGRLARAGDMDGIAALVKRTSAAAGTGDDAEVQSLIEAVIPSWFAVHPHQVPDPPAFGRLGELDVPCVLALGEQDDPEVVRCNEEMAARIPGCRLVRLRDSDHFPTLREPDAVVDIIREAYAAAR; from the coding sequence ATGGAACTCATGGTGCCGGTCAAGGACGGCGAGCTCTGGGCGCACGACTCGGGAGAGCCGGGAGGCGCGAGCGGATCGGGCGCTGACGCGCCGCCGCTGGTGCTGCTGCACCCGGGGGTCGCGGACTCCCGCGTCTGGGACGGGATCCTGCCGCGCCTCGCCCAGGAGCGCCGGGTCATCCGCTACGACGCGCGGGGGTACGGCAGGTCTCCCGCCCCCACCGCGGCGTTCTCGCTCGTCGAGGACCTGACCGCGGTCCTCGACCACTTCGACGTCGCGCGGGCGCTCCTCGTCGGATCGAGCATGGGCGGCACCACGGCCATCGGCCTCGCGCTCGCCGACCCCGGCCGGGTGGCCGGGCTCGCCCTGCTGGTCCCCGGGATCACCGGCAACCCGGACTTCCTCATGGAGGAGTTCACGGCGGAGGTGGGCCGGCTCGCTCGGGCGGGCGACATGGACGGCATCGCGGCCCTGGTGAAGCGCACGTCGGCCGCCGCGGGGACCGGGGACGACGCCGAGGTGCAGTCGCTCATCGAGGCGGTGATCCCGTCCTGGTTCGCCGTCCACCCCCACCAGGTGCCCGACCCGCCCGCCTTCGGCCGGCTCGGCGAGCTCGACGTGCCGTGCGTCCTCGCCCTGGGGGAGCAGGACGACCCCGAGGTGGTCCGCTGCAACGAGGAGATGGCGGCACGCATCCCGGGCTGCCGCCTAGTGCGGTTGCGGGACAGCGACCACTTCCCGACCCTGCGCGAGCCGGACGCGGTCGTCGACATCATCCGGGAGGCGTACGCGGCCGCGCGCTAG
- a CDS encoding amino acid permease — protein sequence MSKEAVDTAAADASRTDASQAPADAGDAGYSKDLKARHVNMIAIGGAIGTGLFLGAGGRLHSAGPALAVAYLVCGIFAFFVVRALGEMVIYRPSSGSFVSYAREFLGEKGAYVAGWMYFVNWSTTGIADITAIALYTHYWSFFTDIPQWVLALIALAVVLVINLISVKYFGEMEFWFAIVKVAALIAFMLIGIFLLVTQHDVGGQTPGLSVITDNGGFLPHGIMPVVIVMQGVVFAYASLELVGVAAGETADPQKVVPRAVNSIMWRVGLFYVGSVILLALLLPGSVYSADQSPFVTVLSKIGVPAAGDVMNLVVLTAALSSLNSGLYSTGRILRSMAMAGSAPKFTARMNKSQVPYGGILLTSAVCVLGVGLNFLMPSQAFEIVLNVASLGIISTWVIIMICHLAFVRRAKEGLISRPSFRLPGSPVTEIVTIAFLLAVLGLMWKDPEIGRKTLYLIPIIGAALVAGWYGIRRRVDREAASLMK from the coding sequence GTGAGCAAGGAAGCCGTAGACACGGCCGCTGCGGACGCATCCCGCACAGATGCGTCCCAAGCCCCCGCGGACGCGGGCGACGCCGGTTACAGCAAGGACCTCAAGGCCCGTCACGTCAACATGATCGCCATCGGTGGCGCGATCGGAACTGGACTCTTTCTCGGTGCGGGCGGCCGCCTGCACTCCGCGGGCCCCGCGCTCGCCGTCGCGTACCTCGTGTGCGGCATCTTCGCCTTCTTCGTCGTCCGCGCCCTCGGTGAGATGGTCATCTACCGTCCCTCGTCGGGTTCGTTCGTCAGTTACGCGCGTGAGTTCCTCGGCGAGAAGGGCGCCTACGTCGCCGGCTGGATGTACTTCGTCAACTGGTCGACCACCGGCATCGCCGACATCACGGCCATCGCGCTCTACACGCACTACTGGAGCTTCTTCACCGACATCCCCCAGTGGGTGCTCGCGCTGATCGCCCTCGCCGTCGTCCTCGTGATCAACCTGATCTCGGTGAAGTACTTCGGCGAGATGGAGTTCTGGTTCGCGATCGTCAAGGTCGCGGCCCTGATCGCCTTCATGCTGATCGGCATCTTCCTGCTGGTCACCCAGCACGACGTCGGCGGCCAGACGCCGGGCCTGAGCGTGATCACCGACAACGGCGGCTTCCTGCCGCACGGCATCATGCCGGTCGTGATCGTCATGCAGGGCGTCGTCTTCGCGTACGCCTCGCTGGAGCTGGTCGGCGTCGCGGCGGGCGAGACCGCCGACCCGCAGAAGGTCGTCCCGCGCGCGGTGAACTCCATCATGTGGCGCGTGGGCCTCTTCTACGTCGGCTCGGTCATCCTGCTCGCGCTGCTCCTGCCCGGGTCGGTGTACTCGGCCGACCAGAGCCCGTTCGTGACGGTCCTGTCCAAGATCGGCGTCCCGGCGGCCGGTGACGTGATGAACCTGGTGGTCCTCACGGCGGCGCTGTCGTCGCTCAACTCGGGCCTGTACTCCACGGGCCGCATCCTGCGCTCGATGGCGATGGCCGGTTCGGCGCCGAAGTTCACCGCCAGGATGAACAAGAGCCAGGTCCCCTACGGCGGCATCCTGCTCACCTCCGCGGTGTGCGTGCTCGGCGTCGGTCTGAACTTCCTCATGCCGAGCCAGGCCTTCGAGATCGTCCTGAACGTGGCGTCCCTCGGCATCATCAGCACCTGGGTGATCATCATGATCTGTCACCTGGCGTTCGTCCGGCGTGCCAAGGAGGGCCTGATCAGCAGGCCCAGCTTCCGGCTCCCCGGCAGCCCGGTCACGGAGATCGTCACGATCGCCTTCCTGCTGGCCGTGCTCGGCCTGATGTGGAAGGACCCCGAGATCGGCCGCAAGACGCTCTACCTCATCCCGATCATCGGGGCTGCGCTGGTCGCCGGCTGGTACGGGATCCGCCGCAGGGTGGACCGCGAGGCCGCGAGCCTCATGAAGTAG
- a CDS encoding AMP-dependent synthetase/ligase, which yields MTTILRLPGEPADITLPALLLRNAEDHGDRPALSWRATPEGEWTTLTWREARRKVAVLAAGYAALGVRRGEHVLMMMGNRPEHWLSDLALVHLGAVPVTVYNTSAPEQIAHIARHSRARFAIVEGAHELARWEPLLTDDTAPLERLVVVEAAEAGQHRTYGSLYATGGRLFDPDAFEKGWHESRADDPLTVVYTSGTTGDPKGVRITHRNVVLNAVALDAVVELPDFVEHISYLPFAHVAERMLGIYLPVFRVSHVHLCVDPNAVAATARELHPAQFFGVPRVWEKLAASVRAALSGLPQEQQESIERANEAVRARVAYVERGEEAPADIETAYREAKQNVLDPLLSLAGFDRLVWTASAAASMPMDIVRFWSGFGLVIMDAWGLTETTGVVTINTPAGFRLGSVGKPLEGLEIRTDADGEILVRGATVFDGYLLPDGGVASACDADGWFPTGDVGRIDEDGYLWLTDRKKELIVTSTGKNVSPALVENTLKEHPLIGQALVHGDGRSYLVALLVLDAEMAPAWAAARGITGDLMESEAVREEVARAVEAANARLNRTEQIKRYRLLGEEWGPETGELTPSLKLRRRVIREKYEDAISALYAP from the coding sequence ATGACCACGATCCTGCGACTCCCCGGGGAACCCGCCGACATCACGCTGCCGGCCCTGCTGCTCCGCAACGCCGAGGACCACGGCGACCGCCCCGCACTCTCCTGGCGTGCCACCCCCGAAGGGGAGTGGACGACGCTGACCTGGCGCGAGGCGCGCCGCAAGGTCGCCGTCCTGGCCGCCGGATACGCGGCGCTCGGCGTGCGGCGCGGCGAGCACGTCCTGATGATGATGGGCAACCGCCCCGAACACTGGCTGAGCGATCTCGCCCTCGTGCACCTCGGCGCGGTCCCCGTCACCGTGTACAACACATCGGCCCCCGAACAGATCGCGCACATCGCCCGGCACAGCCGCGCCCGCTTCGCGATCGTCGAGGGCGCCCACGAGCTGGCCCGGTGGGAGCCCCTCCTGACGGACGACACGGCTCCGCTGGAGCGCCTGGTGGTCGTCGAGGCGGCCGAGGCGGGCCAGCACCGCACGTACGGCTCCCTGTACGCCACGGGAGGCCGACTGTTCGACCCGGACGCCTTCGAGAAGGGCTGGCACGAGTCGCGGGCCGACGATCCGCTGACCGTCGTCTACACCTCGGGCACCACCGGCGACCCCAAGGGCGTCCGCATCACGCACCGCAACGTCGTCCTCAACGCTGTCGCCCTGGACGCCGTCGTCGAGCTGCCCGACTTCGTCGAGCACATCAGCTACCTCCCCTTCGCTCATGTCGCGGAGCGCATGCTCGGCATCTACCTGCCGGTGTTCCGCGTCTCGCACGTGCACCTGTGCGTGGATCCGAACGCCGTCGCCGCGACCGCGCGCGAGCTGCACCCCGCGCAGTTCTTCGGGGTCCCGCGCGTGTGGGAGAAGCTGGCCGCGTCCGTACGGGCCGCTCTCTCGGGGCTGCCCCAGGAGCAGCAGGAGTCGATCGAGAGGGCGAACGAGGCGGTACGCGCGCGCGTGGCGTACGTAGAACGCGGTGAGGAAGCCCCGGCCGACATCGAGACGGCGTACCGCGAGGCCAAGCAGAACGTCCTCGATCCGCTGCTCTCCCTGGCCGGGTTCGACCGCCTGGTGTGGACGGCGAGCGCGGCGGCGTCGATGCCGATGGACATCGTGCGCTTCTGGTCGGGCTTCGGCCTCGTGATCATGGACGCGTGGGGCCTGACGGAGACGACCGGGGTCGTCACCATCAACACCCCGGCAGGCTTCCGCCTCGGCTCGGTGGGCAAGCCCCTGGAGGGCCTGGAGATCCGCACCGACGCCGACGGCGAGATCCTGGTGCGCGGCGCGACCGTCTTCGACGGCTATCTGCTCCCCGACGGCGGTGTCGCGTCAGCCTGCGACGCGGACGGCTGGTTCCCCACCGGCGACGTCGGGCGCATCGACGAGGACGGCTACCTCTGGCTCACCGACCGCAAGAAGGAACTGATCGTGACCTCGACGGGCAAGAACGTCTCGCCCGCACTCGTCGAGAACACCCTCAAGGAGCACCCCCTCATAGGCCAGGCCCTCGTCCACGGCGACGGCCGCTCCTACCTGGTGGCGCTGCTCGTCCTGGACGCCGAGATGGCCCCCGCGTGGGCCGCGGCGCGCGGGATCACGGGTGACCTGATGGAGAGCGAGGCCGTGCGGGAAGAGGTCGCGCGGGCCGTCGAGGCGGCCAACGCGCGCCTCAACCGCACCGAGCAGATCAAGCGGTACCGGCTCCTGGGCGAGGAGTGGGGCCCCGAGACAGGGGAGCTGACACCGTCCCTGAAGCTGCGCCGCCGGGTCATCAGGGAGAAGTACGAGGACGCCATCAGCGCGCTCTACGCACCCTGA
- a CDS encoding MerR family transcriptional regulator, with protein MTTTSDTDEPTLTVDELAARAGVTVRTIRFYSTKGLLPPPVIGPRRVGHYGQEHLSRLGLIEELQHQGMTLAAIERYLEQLPPDLSAHDLAIHRAVVASWAPDSAEDTDRGELERRAGRSLTDADLDRLSAMGVVAPTELPGAYRVDPGLLRLGVELLDVPIAHETILAARTVLMEHTRSAAVELSRLFRDEVWGPYRERESDPEHVAAMRSLSAHMQPMVVQALVTAFQRSLKEELREWLTES; from the coding sequence ATGACGACGACGTCGGACACCGACGAGCCGACGCTCACGGTCGACGAACTGGCCGCACGCGCGGGCGTCACCGTCCGCACCATCCGCTTCTACAGCACCAAGGGCCTGCTTCCGCCGCCCGTGATCGGCCCGCGCCGGGTCGGTCACTACGGCCAGGAGCATCTGTCCCGGCTCGGTCTCATCGAGGAGTTGCAGCACCAGGGCATGACGCTGGCGGCGATCGAGCGGTACCTGGAACAGCTGCCGCCCGATCTGAGCGCCCACGACCTCGCCATCCACCGTGCGGTGGTGGCCTCCTGGGCCCCCGACTCGGCCGAGGACACCGACCGCGGGGAGCTGGAGCGCAGGGCGGGCCGTTCGCTGACCGACGCGGATCTTGACCGGCTCTCGGCGATGGGGGTCGTCGCGCCGACGGAGCTCCCGGGGGCGTACCGCGTCGACCCGGGGCTGCTGCGCCTGGGGGTGGAGCTGCTCGACGTACCCATCGCGCACGAGACGATCCTGGCGGCGCGCACGGTCCTGATGGAGCACACCCGCTCGGCGGCCGTCGAGCTGTCCCGGCTCTTCCGCGACGAGGTGTGGGGCCCTTACCGCGAGCGGGAGTCGGACCCGGAGCACGTGGCGGCGATGCGGTCCCTGTCGGCCCATATGCAGCCGATGGTGGTGCAGGCCCTGGTGACGGCGTTCCAGCGGTCCTTGAAGGAAGAGCTGCGGGAGTGGCTCACGGAGAGCTGA